Proteins found in one Rhodovulum sp. MB263 genomic segment:
- a CDS encoding PA0069 family radical SAM protein: MIRPPASPSAAVASAAPTPGRAAGGNPANRYDRLTVAPEEDGWDPGEAPPPLRTETRIERPRAAITRNSSPDLPFDRSVNPYRGCEHGCIYCFARPSHAWLGLSPGLDFESRLIARPEAPRLLAEELSRRGYRPATLAIGTNTDPYQPIERTHRVMRGLLEVLRDFRHPVAVVTKGALIERDLDLLAELAELELVRVGISMTTLDRDLSRRMEPRAPAPARRLQTIERLAAAGVPVRVMVAPVIPGLTDPELEAILARAREAGAQAASWIMLRLPLEVEPLFRDWLAEHYPDRAGRVMARLCEMHDGAAYRSGWNRRMRGEGPYADMIAQRFRLATARLGLAVAQPDLSAELFRVPPRAGDQLSLF; the protein is encoded by the coding sequence ATGATCCGTCCTCCCGCCTCTCCGAGTGCCGCTGTCGCCTCTGCGGCCCCGACGCCGGGGCGCGCGGCCGGCGGCAATCCCGCCAACCGCTACGACCGGCTGACCGTCGCGCCCGAGGAGGACGGCTGGGACCCGGGCGAGGCGCCGCCGCCGCTCCGGACCGAAACCCGGATCGAGCGGCCGCGCGCCGCCATCACCCGCAACAGCTCGCCCGATCTGCCCTTCGACCGCTCGGTGAACCCCTATCGCGGCTGCGAGCATGGCTGCATCTACTGCTTTGCGCGGCCGAGCCACGCCTGGCTGGGCCTGTCGCCGGGGCTCGATTTCGAATCGCGGCTGATCGCCCGGCCCGAGGCGCCGCGGCTGCTGGCCGAGGAGCTGTCGCGCCGGGGCTACCGGCCCGCGACCCTGGCGATCGGCACCAATACCGACCCCTATCAGCCGATCGAGCGGACCCATCGGGTGATGCGCGGGCTGCTGGAGGTGCTGCGCGATTTCCGTCATCCGGTTGCGGTGGTGACCAAGGGCGCGCTGATCGAGCGCGATCTCGACCTGCTGGCGGAACTGGCCGAGCTCGAGCTGGTGCGGGTCGGCATTTCGATGACGACGCTCGACCGCGACCTCTCGCGCCGGATGGAACCGCGCGCGCCCGCGCCCGCGCGGCGGCTGCAGACCATCGAGCGGCTGGCGGCGGCGGGGGTCCCGGTGCGGGTGATGGTGGCGCCGGTGATCCCGGGGCTGACCGATCCCGAGCTCGAGGCGATCCTGGCCCGGGCGCGCGAGGCCGGGGCCCAGGCGGCAAGCTGGATCATGCTGCGCCTGCCGCTCGAGGTGGAGCCTCTCTTTCGCGACTGGCTGGCCGAGCATTATCCCGACCGCGCGGGGCGGGTGATGGCCCGGCTCTGCGAGATGCATGACGGCGCGGCCTATCGCTCGGGCTGGAACCGCCGGATGCGTGGCGAGGGACCCTATGCCGACATGATCGCGCAGCGGTTCCGGCTGGCCACGGCCCGGCTTGGGCTGGCCGTGGCGCAGCCCGACCTCTCGGCCGAGCTTTTCCGCGTGCCGCCCCGGGCGGGCGACCAGCTTTCGCTGTTCTGA